AAAAGGCTTGTTTTTCTGACAGTCTAGTCTCGTTTAGCAGAGAGAATATTTTATAAGTTATTATTAGCCAAAGGATGAGTGCTATTCTTGCTAAGATAAATCGCATGCTCGTTTTTATATGATGGCAGAATATATATTTTGACATATTTACATTAATTTTTAGTCACTTATAATAGGCTGATAGTAAATCAGGCAGGCAAAAAAACGAGACTGCCTGTTATTAAGAATGTTAGGTTCTAGAGTTTTATCAACTACAAGGAGAATCCAAATGGATTATTTTATAGGAGCATTGAAAAAATATGCAGATTTTACTGGTCGAGCTAGAAGAAAGGAGTATTGGATGTTTACTCTTTTTTATATGCTTTTTTATGTCGGGTTGGTCGTTATTGATTTGATAATTGGTAAAGAATTATTTTCAATAATATTTTCATTAGCGCTGCTTATCCCAGCTATCAGTATTGCGACTAGAAGGCTTCATGATACAGGGCGTAGTGGTTGGTGGCAGTTAATTGCTTTAATTCCACTTATTGGTGTGATAGTTCTTATTGTCTTTTTAACGCAAGACAGCAATGACGCTAATGAGTACGGTGCTAACCCTAAAGTATCAGTATAAAACCTAACACGCAGAAAAACGAGACTGCCTGTTATATGCCAGTAATCAAAAAGTCGATAGCAGAGATGATCTCGTCTCTAAAAGTGCTTAGATCATTTACAGGTTCTCTTAGAATTTTGGTTGGTACACTTGCCATTTGATGAGTCAGAATTACGAAGTCACCTTCATCGATATTGATTACGGGGCATAGATGACTGGGCGCTTTTTTCTCTAACAACGCAGTAGGTGTAAGCGGAATAACTAATCGAGTATTCAATGTATCAAGCAATTCACTTTGAACGTCAACAAAGTATGGGTATGCGGTTGAAGTGCTTTTATCGTTGTTTTTGTACAGCGAAAATTGTGGCATTAGAATACTCGGTAAGAATCAGAAAATAGTCCGTGGTTTTCAGTTAGCTCGTTGCAAGCATTAATGGCATCAGCATTTTGCTCTAACCATTCAGCTTTCAGGCGCTGATTCACTTCTTTCTCAAGTGCCTTTTCCATTGTTGCCGAAAGGTTTATATTTAAGCGTTTAGCCTCAGCAAGTAACTCACTGTTTAAGCTTAAGTTTGTCGCTTTCTTTGGTGCTTGCTTACTATGTGCGTTTCTCATGATAGCAACCTATGCGTATTGTATGTGCGCATAAACTATAGGTGCAACACAAGCATATAACAAGATAATTGGACTCCCGTTCTAATGACAGGCTTGAAAAATATTGGACACACACATGTAAAGAGAAAGATCGATGATTCACTTCACCCTGAAGTTCGTTGTGATGCTTCGGTCAAATTATTGAGTCCTTTCGGTGTGTGTCCTGAATGCTCCCATTCGGTGTGTGTCCTGTATGATCCCACTGTATGATCCCTGAATGATCCCCAACCTTAAACAATAGAAGCTGTTTTCTGGGACGGCCTTGTCTAACCCCCATCCTTTTCTAGACACACGGTTAAAAAATTCTGATTTTTAACCAGTTAATCGGCCTATGCGCTGAAACCGTTGACTTTTATGAACCGCAGAT
This DNA window, taken from Vibrio neptunius, encodes the following:
- a CDS encoding DUF805 domain-containing protein → MDYFIGALKKYADFTGRARRKEYWMFTLFYMLFYVGLVVIDLIIGKELFSIIFSLALLIPAISIATRRLHDTGRSGWWQLIALIPLIGVIVLIVFLTQDSNDANEYGANPKVSV
- a CDS encoding CcdB family protein, with translation MPQFSLYKNNDKSTSTAYPYFVDVQSELLDTLNTRLVIPLTPTALLEKKAPSHLCPVINIDEGDFVILTHQMASVPTKILREPVNDLSTFRDEIISAIDFLITGI
- a CDS encoding type II toxin-antitoxin system CcdA family antitoxin yields the protein MRNAHSKQAPKKATNLSLNSELLAEAKRLNINLSATMEKALEKEVNQRLKAEWLEQNADAINACNELTENHGLFSDSYRVF